The nucleotide sequence CTATTAAAGATTTAAGCGCTGTAGTAACAGGGATAATTGTAGCCCTTATTCTGCCACCTTTTATTCCGCTATGGGTTGCAGCAGTAGGTTCAATATTTGCTACAGTTGTTGTTAAGTTGTTCTTTGGTGGGCTTGGAAACAATTTTATGAATCCGGCAGGAGCTGCAAAAGCTTTTATCATAGCTTCATGGGCAGCAGCTATGATAAAGCCATCAGATTTTTCTGCTGAGAGAACTGCACCGGTATTTGACTCAAAATTGTTGTCTATGGTAATTGGACAAGTAAAAGGAAATATGGGGGAAGTATCAATAGCTGCAATATTACTGGGTGGACTATATTTAGTTATAAGAAGAAAGATTTCTATAGTTACCCCGTTAGTTGCAATATTATCTTCAGCTGCCATGGCGGCACTATTAGGCTATGATGTACAATCTAAATTACTGGTTGGATCACTATTCTTTGCTGCGGTGTTTATGGCTACAGAGCCACATACTACACCTAAAAGTGCTTTAGGACAAGCTATATTTGGCTTAGGTTTTGGAATAGTATCCATGATAATTATGATTTTAGGATATAATTCTGAGGGACCATATTATGCAGTAATAATCTTAAACTTATTTACTCCGGTTATAGACCACTTTACTTCCAAGAAAACAGTAAAGGAGGCTGCTAAGTAATGCGGGAAAATTTAAAACTAGGTTTGATTTTATTTATAATAACAGCTCTTTCTGGACTTTCAATAGGATTTGTCAACGACCTTACAGCAGAAACCATAGCTGAGAACAAGGCGATTTCCTCAAGCGACTTAGCTGAGCTTTTGCCTGGAGCAACAGGCAAAACTGTTCTTGAGGTTCCTAGCGGTGATGAGTCTGAAAAGACAAAGGTGGAGGAAGCTTTTGAGGTTCAGGGGGATAGCGAAGTACTGGGACATATAATCAAGGTTACGACAACTGGCTTCCATGGGAATATAGAAATGTTTGTTGCTATTTCTAAAGAAGATAAGTTGTCTGGAATAAAAGTAATTGGACATTCTGAAACACCTGGTCTGGGAGCAAAAATAGTTGAGGAAAAGTTTAGAAGTGGGTTTGTGAGTAAGCCTGTAGAAAAGGGCATTTCTATAGTTAAAGGGCAAGCTTCTGCCGAAAACGAAGTTGATGCAATAAGCGGTGCTACAGTATCTTCAAGAGCTGTAGGAACAGGAGTTAATACTGCAATTTCTTACTATATGAAAACTATAAAGGGCGTTGATTTTGAATTGGAAGAAACCGATGGAACCTCCGGTGCTAGCGAATCAGATGCTACTTCTGGCGCCAGTGGCTCTGATGCAGCTTCGGGTGCAAGTGAAGCAGCATCAGATGGAACCTCTGGTGCAAGTGAGTGACAAAAGCTTTGAGAAAAGGAGTGGAAAAATGAATAAGTTAGTTGAGAGATTTAAGAATGGATTAATCACCGAAAACCCAACTTTTGTTCAGGTTTTAGCCATGTGTCCAACTCTAGCGGTTACAACCTCTGCGGAAAATGCATTAGGTATGGGCTTAGCTACAATGGTAGTTTTAATATTTTCAAATGCAATGATTTCAGCACTGAGAAAGGTTATACCGGATAAAATTAGAATTCCCGGATATATAGTAATAATCGCATCCTTAGTTACTGTGGTTCAAATGTTAATGGAGGGCTATGTACCGGCCTTATATAAATCTCTTGGTATATTTATACCCTTGATAGTTGTTAACTGTATTATATTAGGTAGAGCAGAAGCCTATGCTAACAGAAATCCTATCTTACCAGCAATTTTTGATGCTATAGGAATGGGATTAGGCTTTACTGCAGGCTTACTTGCTGTAGGTACCATAAGAGAAATTCTGGGTGCAGGTACCTTCTTTGGAACTCAGGTTATGCCTGAAGCATACAAACCGGCATCAATTATGATATTGGCACCGGGAGCCTTCTTTACTCTTGGAACACTAATGGCTGTAATCAATTATGTGAACATTAAAAAGGCGAAGAAAGCCGGGACTAAAGCTAAAACTTTAGATCATAACTGTTCGAGCTGCAGCATGGCATCTCAGTGCCATGGAAACAACGTGTAAGGGAGGTACATTAGTATGGAGATATTTTTGATTTTTATAAGTGGCATATTCATCAATAACTATGTGCTTTCTAAATTTTTGGGCATATGCTCCTTTCTTGGGGTTTCCAAAAAGAAAGAAGCAGCCATTGGTATGGGATTAGCTGTTACCTTTGTTATGATAATAGCTTCCTTAATGACCTATATAGTTAATACCTTTATATTGATTCCTTTGAAATTGGAATACTTATCAACAATAGCTTTCATTCTTGTTATAGCTGCCTTGGTGCAGTTTGTTGAAATGGTTATAAAGAAATATTCACCTGGCTTGTATAAGGCTCTGGGAATATATCTTCCACTTATTACAACAAACTGTGCTGTTTTAGGTATGACCATGTTAAATGTTCAGGAATCATATAATTTACTGGAATCAGTAGCTAACGGAATTGCCTCTGCTCTTGGATTTATGCTTGCTATAGTACTTATGTCCTTTATCAGACAGAACGTAGACAGCAATGAAAATATACCGGAAACACTCAGAGGACTTCCAATAACCCTTTTTACAGCCTGTCTCATGTCCATAGCATTTTTGGGCTTCCAAGGACTAATAAGATAGGTAAGGGGAGGTAGAGCGTTATGGATTACATGAATATATTAAGTGCTGTTCTAAGCTTAGGGTTTTTAGGTTTACTCTTCGGTGTTCTGCTGGGCTATGCCGCAAAGAAATTTCACGTTGAAATGGATGAAAGAATACCAAAGATAAGAGAAGTACTGCCAGGAGCCAACTGTGGTGGCTGCGGTTATGCAGGTTGTGAGGCCTATGCAACTGCAATAGTAGAAGAAGGAGCACCATTAACTGCCTGTACCGTAGGTGGTGCTGCCTGTGCTTCAAAAATAGCTGAGATTATGGGAGCTCAAATAGGAGAAGTTGCAGTGGAGGTGGCTAAGAAAGTTGCCTTTGTTAAATGCAGCGGCAATTGTTCTTCCAGAAAGATAAAAGCGGACTTGCAGGGAGTAACTACCTGTAAGGAAGCTGCGGCTCTGGAAGGTCTGGCAGGCTGTTCATACGGCTGTTTTGGCTGCGGTGACTGCGTGAAGGCTTGTAAGTTCGGTGCCATAGCTGTAGTTGATGGGGTGGCAGTGGTTGACGAAGTAAAATGCGTAAATTGTGGAGCTTGTATAAAAGCTTGTCCTCAGAATCTTATTGAATCAGTGCCAATGGATAATGCTTATAGAGTGGCATGTAATTCAAAGGATATTGGTAAGACTACAAGAGAAAATTGCTCAAAGGGATGTATTGCTTGTAGAATATGTGAAAAGAATTGTCCTGTACAGGCAATTGCTGTGGACAATAATATAGCTTCTGTGGATTATACTAAGTGTACAAACTGTGGTCTGTGTGCTTTCAAATGTCCTGTTAAGGTAATTACCGGAATACAGATTAAACAACCAGAAATGGTATAAAAGAGAATGAGGGCTATCATAGCCCTCATTCTTTTTTTGCTTAGTATCTGCCTCTTCCGCAGCCAGCGCAGGATAAGAAGAATAATGCGATTATGAATAATACTCCGTTTCCTATTACGTCATTTCCTTTGCCTTTTCTGTCGCAATCATCATAGTCATCGTCCTTGTCAAATCCGAAGCCTTTTCCATGCTTTGAGAATTGAAGAACTATAAGAATTAGTATGATAAGGGTTGGGAAATCGCAGATACAATTCTTATCACCTGTGTATGGCATGCAAACGGGTTTTGGTTCACACATAGGTCTACAATGACATCTACTCATTTTTTAATCCACCTTTCAAATAAGTTTTATTTTTTATTATCTTGCAGCAATTTATGGCATGTATCAACTGTGCCGTACGTTACACAGTCAACAGAATGCCGGTTTTCTTTGGATTCTAATATATCATATGATTTCTGTACAAATTTGCTACTAGTGATTTATTTGAATTAAAATAAAAATTCGCATATGAAAGAAATTGCGTTGTGACGCAATTTTCTTATATGCCTTACTATATCAAAAGTAATTGACAATAATCGCTAACTGTACTATAATCTAAGATAGCCGAAATGCTGTGAAGCGGATAAGTACTTAAGCAGAGAGCTTAAAGAGAGTGGCGGTTGGTGGAAAGCCATAGCGAACGTTTAAGGAAAATCACCGTGGAGCTGATAGCTGAAATAGTGTTTCATAATACTGAGTAAGCGAGTCCGTAAGCCTACGTTACAGGATAGAGTATAGACTGGAATTAAGCTTTATTGATTCTGAATATGTACTTGATTTGTGTACTTTAGAGGTGGTATTGCGAATATAACTTCGTCCTGTAGGGCGAAGTTTTTTATTTACTTATAGAGTTTAAAACAATACATATAAATACTCTCACTTTTAATGAGTTTTTAATAACATAATTTGGTTATACTAGTATATAATTCATTAATATCTGAAAAGTAGACTATACAATGGAAGGAAAGGGGAAACAAGATGTACAAAAAAGTAGATTCTTCCAAGGGCTTTGTACAAATTGAAAAAGACATACGAAAGCTTTGGGAAGAGAAGAATGTGATTCAAAAAAACTTTGACATGAACAAAGAAGGTGAATACTTTACTTTTTATGACGGACCGCCAACAGCAAATGGTAAGCCCCATGTTGGTCATATTATAACAAGAGTTATTAAGGACCTTATACCAAGATATAAGGTTATGAAGGGATATAAGGTATTAAGAAAAGCCGGTTGGGACACACATGGACTTCCGGTAGAACTTGAAATAGAAAAGAAGCTGGGTATCTCAGGGAAACCTCAGATAGAAGAGTATGGTGTAGAAGAGTTTATAAAGCATTGTAAGGAAAGCGTATTTACCTACGTTAATATGTGGGAGGATATGTCTAAAAAAATTGGTTATTGGGTTGATATGGATAATCCTTATGTAACCTATCACAATGATTACATTGAATCCGAATGGTGGGCACTAAAGAAAATGTGGGAAAAGGATCTTTTATACAAGGGTCATAAAATAGTACCATACTGCCCAAGATGCGGAACTGGTCTTTCATCACATGAAGTTGCACAAGGCTACAAGGATGTTAAGGAAGCAACTGCTTTTGTAAAGTTCAAGATAAAGGGAGAAACTAACAAGTATATACTTGCTTGGACAACAACTCCATGGACTTTACCTTCCAACGTTGCCTTAGCGGTAAATAGAAAATATGATTATGCAGAGGTAAAAGTTCATGATGAGTATTTTATACTCGCTAAAGACCTCTTATCTGTATTAAACCATGAACATGAAGTTATAAGAGAGTTCAAAGGCGAAGATATCTTAGGAATGGAATATGAGCAATTATTCCCCTTTGCCACTCCGGATAAGAAGGCCTTCTATGTTATCCATGGAGACTTTGTTACCTTGACTGACGGTACAGGAGTAGTTCATATTGCACCTGCTTATGGAGAAGACGATAATCTTGTTGGTCAGAAATATGGATTACCGCTTATCAATCTGGTAGATGGAGAAGGAAAGTTCGTTGAGAGTGTTGAGCCATGGGCTGGAGTATTTGTTAAGAAGGCAGATCCAAAAATACTAGAATATATGGCAGAACATAACATGCTCTATAAGTCAGAAAAGTTCACTCACTCCTATCCACACTGCTGGAGATGTGACACACCGCTGCTTTACTATCCAAAGGACAGCTGGTTTGTAAAGATGACTGCCCTTAGAGATAAATTGCTTGAAAACAATAATAAGATCAACTGGTATCCTGACAATATAAGAACCGGTAGATTTGGTAAGTTCCTTGAAAATGTTATAGACTGGGGTATTTCAAGAGATAGATACTGGGGAACTCCGCTGCCAATTTGGCAATGTGACTGCGGCCACAAGGAATGTATCGGCAGCATAGAAGAACTAAAGCAAAAGGGAATAAATACTCCTGAAAATATAGAGCTTCATAAGCCTTATATTGATGCTGTAAAGTTAAGATGTGAAAAGTGTGGAGGGGAAATGACAAGAACCGGCGAGGTTATTGACTGCTGGTTTGACTCAGGATCTATGCCTTTTGCCCAGCATCATTACCCCTTTGAGAATAAGGAATTATTTGAAGCTAACTTCCCTGCACAATTTATATCAGAGGCAGTAGATCAAACTAGAGGATGGTTCTATACACTGCTTGCTATTTCCACGGCAATATTTGATACTAATCCTTTTGAGAACTGCGTAGTATTAGGCCACGTACTTGATAAGCACGGCTTAAAGATGTCAAAGCATAAGGGAAATGTTGTAGACCCATTCGAGGTAATTGAGCATCAAGGCTCTGACGCAACAAGATGGCATTTTTACACTGCCAGTGCTCCATGGCTGCCAACCAGATTCTCTGAGGATGATGTAGCTGAGACTCAAAGAAAGTTCTTAAGCACACTGTGGAATGTTTACTCCTTCTATGTGCTTTATGCAAGCTTAGACAATTTCGATCCTACAAAGCATGCAGACTTTGAATCCGGAAATGTTATGGATAAGTGGATTATGTCAAAGCTTAATACCTTAGTGAAGACTGTGGATGAAGATCTGGATGGATACAGAATAACTCAAGCTGCACTAGCAATAGAGTCCTTTACTGATGAGCTATCAAATTGGTATGTAAGAAGAAACAGAGCCAGATATTGGAGTGAAGAGTTAACAGACGATAAGATTGGAGCTTATGTAACTTTATATAGAGTTCTTGTTACACTTTGTAAGGTAGCAGCTCCATTTGTACCATTCATGACTGAAGAGATTTACCAAAACTTGGTTGTAAACTTGGATCCTTCTGCACCGGAGAGCATACATCTATGCATGTGGCCGGAGTACAATGCTGATACGGTAGATAAGGACCTGGAGAAGGCTATGGACCTTGCTTACAGCATTGTTAAGCTTGGTAGAAGCGCAAGAAATGGTGCCAATATTAAGAATAGACAGCCATTGTCAGAAATGCTTGTAAGTACTGCAGCACTTCCTGAGTACTACGGAGATATAATTAAAGATGAGTTGAACATTAAGAAGGTTCAATTTGGTGCCGATCTTTCAAAGTATGTTAATTTTGAAATTAAGCCAAATCTTCCTGTATTGGGAAAGTCTTACGGTAAGATGATTCCTGCAATAAGAAAAGAAATTGCCAGCAGAAATCAGATGGAGCTTGCTCAGGAAGTACAAAGCGGTAAGTCTGTAGTAATCAACGTTGATGGAACAGAAATTGAGCTCAACAAGGAGAACTTGCTGGTTACAATGCAGGGCTTGGAAGGTTTTGCTTTTGCCGGTGAAGGAACAATAGGTGTAGTACTTGATACTCATATCAGTGATGAATTGAGAGAGGAAGGACACCTTAGAGAAATTGTCAGCAAGATTCAGAATATGAGAAAAGAAAGCGGCTTTGAAGTTGCTGACAGAATCAATCTCTATATAGCCGGCAATGACATGTTAGAGGCTGTAGGTAAGAAATTTGAGGATGTAATAAAGAGAGAAACTCTGACTGTTGAAGTTGTATACGGAAGCGATAAGGCAGGTATAGAATTTAATATTAACGGTGAAAAGCTAAAAATGGCTGTTGAAGTAGTTAAGTAATTAATATTGCGGAAAATCTTTATGTATAAGATTTTCCGCATTTTTTTCTGTCACCAACCGTAAAGAGCAACATATAATAATCTAGTAAGTATACTCTTACATACTTATTTATATGAGTAATTTTTCAGGAGGCTATAAATGAGTGAAGAATATTTATCCATGGAAGAAATGAGAGAATTTGTTCCTGGAACAACAGCAGGGCCCTTTTCACCTGGAACATCTGCTTTTGCGGCAGGCGCACCGGCACCAATATTTTTCGGTTCTACACAACCTACATTTCCGAGTTTTTCAGTGACTCCCAGTGGAGAATTGGTTGGAGGACCTGCTGCTGTGGGAGCTGGACAGCAAGTACCGGGAGCAGCACAGCAAATACAGGCAGTACCTCAGGCAACCCCTGGCCAAGTACAACAGGTTATTCCTGGTTTAGGGCTTCAAACACCAACGCCAGAAAGTTATTTATATACACAGGGATATCTGCGAACTCAAATAGGAAAAAACGTTAGAATTGAATTTCTTATTGGTGAAAGCATACTCACAGATAGAAGAGGAATATTAAGGCAGGTTGGCATAGACTATGTAGTAATTCAAGAAGCAGATTCTGACGATCTCCTCACCTGTGATTTATATTCTATTAAATTTGTAACTACTTATCTGTAATCTATTGTATTAGATGATAAATAAAAATTATGCCTTATGTTCTAATTTCCTCTAAAATCTAATATCGGATTGTACACATTTGGGGCTGTCGCACAAAAAAGACCGGCAGCTCTCTTTATTTAAGATAAGGATATGTTATGTTTATAATAAAATTGCCAAGCAATAAAATTCAGATAAGCAACATAGTTTTATATATTCAAGAAAATTCTGAAAAATGCTTTAAAAATAATGAAGAATTATGTAAAATAGAAGTATAAGGAACATAATAATTTAACAGAAGGAGGGCTATATATGAAGGTAATAAAAAAAGACAGAAGAATACAGGACTTCGACCTCAGGAAGACAGTATTATCTATTGAAAGGGCCTCTGACGATTTAAATGAATCAATTAATGAATCTGATGCCGAGAATATTGCTAATAGTATTACCAGGGAATTAAACAAACTTGGTATAAATATGATAGAAAGCTATAAAATAAAGGATATCATCATACAGGTTTTGCAGGAGTTAGGATTCAATGGTTTAGCGAATATATATGCAAGGGGAAGTAAGCAATAATTAATATTGTTTTCATAATGTTTTCATAAAATAAGTATTTTATCTTGTAAAGCTTTCAATTTATAAGTATAATTATATTTAATTACAAAATCTCTATTGGCTGACGGTATGGAGTATTGAGAATAATAAATTGTATCATTGGGGAGTGAATAATATGTCAGTTTCAATTAAAGATGTTGCAAAAGAAGCCGGTGTTTCTATAGCAACAGTATCAAGGGTATTAAATGATGTTGACGTTGTAAATGAAGATACAAAAAAGAAGGTTCAGGATGCCATAAAAAAACTGGGCTATAGGCCTAATATTGTGGCCAGAAGCTTAAAGACACAGAGAACTAGGACAGTAGGAATATTAATTCCTGATATATCAAGCCAGTTCTATCCTGAGATTGTTAGAGGGACAGAAGACGTGGCAAATATTTACGACTATAATATAATACTTTGTAACTCAGATTCAGACCTTGAAAAAGAAAAGGAATATTTGAGAGTACTAAAGGAAAAGATGGTAGACGGAGTTTTATACATGAGCAGCTCTCTTGAGCCTGAGATAGTTGAATTAATAAAAGAGCTTGACCTTAAAACCGTTCTTGTAGTAACTTCAGACAAGGATAAGACTTTCCCAAGCGTTTCAATCGATAATAGGGAAGCGGCCTACGACGCAACCATGTTTCTTTTAAATAAGGGTAATAAAAAGGTTGCCTACATAGGTGTGCATAAGGATGAAGTGAATGCTGCGGCAGTTAGATACTTCGGCTATGAAGATGCCTTAAAGGAAAAGGGCATGGAAATTGATGAAAACTTTGTTTACTTTGGCGAACAAAAAGCTCATGAAGGCTATGAAGGAGTAAACAAAATATTGGAAAAGGGAACTTTTGATGCTCTGTTCTGTGCCTCAGATGAAATAGCCATGGGTGCCATAAATTCACTAAGAGATAAAGGAATAAGAGTGCCTGAAGATGTTGATGTAATAGGTTTTGACAATATCTATTCATCATCCATATTTTATCCAAAGCTCACTACAGTGGCTCAACCAATGTATGATATGGGATCTGTAGGTATGAGAATGCTTATTAAAACTATTAACAAGAAAGAATTGGAAGAGAAGAATTACATTCTTCCTTATGAAATTATTGAAAGAGATTCAACAAAGAGATAATAAAAAGAAAGTATCGGTTAAATTAACTGATACTTTCTTTTCTTATTTATATAAATCATAGGCTTTATTTGCTTTTATGGTCTTACTATCGAAGTCGACCCAGAACATGCTGTAACTATATTCTGTTTCCTGCCCATACTGCCTGCTATAAAGTAAGCCTTATTGCCAAAGACATGAATTGGGGAAGTTGCATAGATTAAGTTGGGAATCTGTATAATTTCCTCCAGAACTGTAACCAGGTATTTCCTGTGAATTTCAAGATTCTTTGAATTTGTAATCATTATAGGTATGCATACCTGTAATACTATATTTATCCTCTGAATTGAAGAATAACTTTTTACTAAAATCAGTTAAGGTCACCTGATAAAAGTTCCTTTTTAGGGGATCAAGGTCTTGCTCCATATAGAACAGGCTTTTACCGTCATCACTTATGGTATAAGTGTAGGCACCAGAGGTAATTTGACGCATTTCATTGGGAGACTGCAGCGGTACTGTCATTATTTTAGTGTCCTCCATAAAATATAGATTATTGTCGTAAACTAAAAGATTGTAAAACCTTCCAGATTTTACTATAGTAAAGTTTTCACCGGTTTGCTTGATCTTGCAGATATAACCTTTATTGTTGATAAAGTAAACCCATTCGCCTACAATGTTTATATAAGATACTTGTTCATTGTATATTTCTCTAAGTGCAGTGGCAGCATCTAATTGGCTCACAGATAGGTTAAAGCCTTTAAGGGTCTTATTGTCATGATAGCTGAAAAAAATGTTACTGACATTTTGGCTGAAGCATCTTACTTATATTATACAATATTTAACATTGAAATACACTAATTATTCAGGGCTGGAGGGTTATTAATGCAGAGAGTTCAAATTGCAGATAAAAACATTGAGTATGTGATAATTAGAAACAACCGAAAAACACTTGAGCTATCTATAAATGAAGAAGGTAAGATAATAATTAAAGCACCCCGTAGATGCAGTAAAGAATTAATAGAAAGATTTTTAAAGGAAAAGGAAACCTGGCTAGGTAATAGACTTAAAGCCATGGAAAAGCTTCAGAAAAGCAGAAGGATAAGAGAGTTTTGTGATGGAGAAAAACTTCTCTATTCAGGACAAGAATATACTTGCAAGGTGGAGGTTAAGGAGGGGAGCAGAATGTACGGTGGGTTCGACGGCAAGGAGTTTACTATTGCAATACCTTCTTCAATAAAATACGATGATAGGAGAGCTGCATGTAAAGAAGTGGCTTTGCAGCTGTATAAAAAAATAGCCAAAAGGGTACTTCAGGATAGAACCTCACATTATAGCAAAATTATTGGTGTGCATGTAAACAGAATATACATAAAGGAGCAGAAAACCCTATGGGGCAGCTGCTCTTCTAAGAATAACATAAACTATAACTGGAAGCTTGTAATGGCACCCTTATGGGTATTGGATTATGTTGTGATTCATGAATTATGCCATATTTTACAAAGAAATCATTCTAAGTTATTTTGGTTAGAAGTAGAAAAGTATATGCCTAACTATAAAGAGGCAGTGGAATGGTTGAAACAGCATGGAAGAAAGTTGCAATTAGAATATATTTACTAAAAAAATATTCTGCTCTTAGCAGAATTTACATCTAAAGTCTAAATTCTAATAGCTGTCATCTAAAAAAAAGTGGCCTAAGGCCACTTTTTTATAATATTCCTTCTGTTTTCAATATGTTCTCCAACTCTTGAACCTTTTTTGAAAGCACATCAAATTTTTCCTTGATTAAATCCTTTGGTGAGTCAACTGTACTTAGGGCTGCCTCCATATCCTCTACTAATTTAAGTGCTTCTTCTATCTCTTGTTTAGCAATATCTAAATTAGTCTGTTCCATTCTCTTTGTCCCCTTTAGTTTAGATTATGTCTATATTTATATGACTTTTCATATATAAAAGGAGCATGAAACATAAACTCCTTTTCATAACCACAGCTTGAACAAATACATTCGCATATATCAAAAGGTTCACCATCTATCAGTGAAATTTGAAGGGCTTCCGCAATAAATTCACCACCACACACTTCACAAGGTGTCATGTTTATTACTTCGTACTCACTTTCAATATACTTCATTATATCTCTTAATATCATCTTGTCCTCCATAAATATTGTTGCTAATTAAATGGTATCATTTAAAGATTTTAATTTCAATAAAAAAGCTAATAAAT is from Clostridium thermarum and encodes:
- a CDS encoding metal-binding protein, with the translated sequence MILRDIMKYIESEYEVINMTPCEVCGGEFIAEALQISLIDGEPFDICECICSSCGYEKEFMFHAPFIYEKSYKYRHNLN